In Tripterygium wilfordii isolate XIE 37 chromosome 23, ASM1340144v1, whole genome shotgun sequence, one genomic interval encodes:
- the LOC119993381 gene encoding 3-oxoacyl-[acyl-carrier-protein] synthase II, chloroplastic-like, with protein sequence MVFSASFSSPLCTWLVAACMSASCGGKDYSVNPQAFHSSSSRVGRWARKRRLLARCGSELKSCSSLGSSLHELMSSCLAFEPCSEYYSSNGFSSLGNGFSSLFGSKSVPMNRRQRRFSRASHSGEVLAVAVQPAKEVETKKKPLTKQRRVVVTGMGVVTPLGHEPEVFYNNLLEGASGISEIETFDCAQFPTRIAGEIKSFSTDGWVAPKLSKRMDKFMLYMLIAGKKALADGGITEDVMNELDKAKCGVLIGSAMGGMKVFNDAIEALRISYKKMNPFCVPFATTNMGSAMLAMDLGWMGPNYSISTACATSNFCILNAANHIIRGEADVMLCGGSDAAIIPIGLGGFVACRALSQRNGDPSKASRPWDMNRDGFVMGEGAGVLLLEELEHAKKRGANIYAEFLGGSFTCDAYHMTEPHPDGVGVILCIEKALAQAGIAREDVNYINAHATSTPAGDLKEYQALLHCFGQNPELRVNSTKSMIGHLLGAAGGVEAVAAIQAIRTGWIHPNINLENPDDGVDTRFLVGPKKEKLEIKAALSNSFGFGGHNSSIILAPYK encoded by the exons ATGGTGTTCTCTGCTTCATTCTCGTCTCCGCTGTGCACGTGGCTCGTGGCGGCTTGCATGTCCGCTTCGTGCGGCGGCAAGGACTACTCCGTCAACCCACAGGCTTTCCATTCATCGTCCAGCAGGGTCGGCCGGTGGGCTCGCAAGAGGCGTTTGCTTGCTAGATGTGGCAGTGAATTGAAATCCTGCTCTTCTTTGGGATCGAGCCTTCATGAATTGATGAGCTCTTGTTTGGCTTTTGAGCCCTGCAGCGAGTACTATAGCTCTAATGGGTTTTCCTCGCTTGGTAACGGGTTCTCCTCACTGTTTGGATCGAAAAGTGTTCCTATGAATCGCAGACAGAGAAGGTTCAGTCGGGCCTCCCATTCGG GGGAAGTCTTGGCTGTAGCTGTGCAACCTGCAAAGGAAgttgaaacaaagaaaaaaccacTTACAAAGCAAAGAAGAGTGGTGGTGACTGGGATGGGTGTTGTAACCCCGCTTGGTCATGAACCAGAAGTATTCTACAATAATTTACTTGAAGGTGCCAGTGGCATAAGTGAGATAGAGACTTTTGACTGTGCCCAGTTCCCTACG AGAATAGCAGGAGAGATCAAGTCTTTCTCAACAGATGGATGGGTTGCTCCAAAACTCTCCAAGAGGATGGATAAATTCATGCTTTACATGCTTATTGCTGGCAAGAAAGCCTTGGCAGATGGTGGAATTACTGAAGATGTAATGAATGAACTAGATAAAGCGAAGTGCGGTGTTCTAATTGGCTCAGCAATGGGTGGAATGAAg GTGTTCAATGATGCAATTGAAGCTTTAAGGATCTCTTATAAGAAAATGAATCCTTTTTGTGTACCTTTTGCCACCACAAATATGGGTTCTGCAATGCTTGCAATGGATCTG GGTTGGATGGGCCCCAACTACTCCATTTCTACAGCTTGTGCTACAAGCAACTTCTGTATATTGAACGCTGCAAACCATATCATTAGAGGCGAAGCT GATGTGATGCTTTGTGGTGGCTCAGATGCTGCAATTATACCAATTG GCTTGGGAGGTTTTGTAGCATGCAGAGCACTTTCACAAAGGAATGGTGATCCCTCCAAAGCTTCCCGCCCTTGGGATATG AATCGTGATGGGTTTGTTATGGGTGAAGGAGCTGGTGTTCTACTTTTAGAAGAATTAGAACATGCTAAA AAACGAGGTGCTAACATCTATGCAGAATTTCTTGGTGGCAGCTTCACTTGTGATGCTTATCACATGACCGAGCCTCACCCTGATG GGGTTGGTGTCATACTCTGCATAGAAAAGGCCTTAGCTCAGGCTGGAATAGCTAGAGAAGATGTAAATTACATAAATGCACATGCCACTTCCACCCCGGCTGGAGACCTCAAAGAGTACCAAgccctacttcattgctttggTCAGAATCCTGAG TTAAGAGTGAACTCCACAAAATCAATGATTGGTCATCTACTAGGAGCGGCTGGTGGTGTTGAAGCTGTTGCAGCTATACAG GCAATAAGAACAGGATGGATCCATCCAAATATCAACCTGGAAAATCCAGATGACGGCGTG GATACACGTTTTCTGGTGGGGCCAAAGAAAGAGAAATTGGAGATCAAGGCTGCATTGTCTAATTCCTTTGGTTTTGGCGGCCATAATTCATCAATCATTCTTGCTCCATACAAGTAG
- the LOC119993382 gene encoding kunitz trypsin inhibitor 5-like: MKATFLILFFLVIAFVIKPLPAAADDPEPVLDKDSEQVKAGLDYYILPKDPKLGGGFTLASIENTSCPLDVIQERDDALSGYPVRFSTVNSDNGVVYISADLNIKFSRVKTACVSSPVWKVDRYNASEGPYFVSVGGVEKNPGPDTVANWFKIEKFNDDYKLVFCPNVCNSSCNIPCRSFGMYKNNGIRRLALSRRPVKFIFRRA; this comes from the coding sequence ATGAAAGCTACATTTCTAATACTCTTTTTCCTTGTCATCGCCTTTGTTATAAAACCATTACCAGCAGCAGCGGATGATCCTGAACCAGTGCTTGACAAGGACTCTGAGCAGGTAAAAGCTGGTCTTGATTACTACATCTTGCCAAAGGACCCTAAATTGGGTGGAGGTTTTACGCTGGCTAGCATCGAAAATACTAGCTGTCCACTTGACGTTATCCAAGAGCGTGATGATGCGTTATCTGGTTATCCAGTGAGATTTTCGACAGTGAACAGCGACAATGGGGTTGTATATATATCCGCTGATCTGAACATCAAATTCTCCCGCGTGAAGACAGCCTGCGTCTCCTCGCCAGTGTGGAAGGTTGACCGCTATAATGCATCAGAAGGACCATATTTTGTATCAGTTGGTGGGGTTGAAAAAAATCCAGGTCCTGATACCGTGGCCAACTGGTTCAAGATTGAGAAGTTTAATGATGACTACAAACTGGTTTTCTGTCCAAATGTTTGTAATTCCAGCTGCAACATTCCATGCAGAAGCTTCGGCATGTATAAGAACAATGGGATACGCCGTCTGGCGCTAAGCAGGAGACCTGTTAAGTTTATATTTAGGAGGGCTTGA
- the LOC119993801 gene encoding kunitz trypsin inhibitor 5-like yields the protein MGSTLLLLFSLVSTSVLAASAADPVLDLFFEEVKAGVEYYILPGFHRSGGGLNLKSSTNESCPVDVVQEEQDESYGLTLKFSPAVSSSNGVVITSTDLNIKLSHVENCEQSTVWQIQNYADDIGPWLIKTGAAEGNPGPNTVGNWFKIDKFGGDYKLVYCPTVCDSCKVTCGDVGLYVKNGMRHLALTTKPYKVIFQKA from the coding sequence ATGGGATCCACATTGCTCCTCCTGTTTTCCCTTGTTTCCACCTCTGTGTTGGCTGCATCAGCTGCTGATCCAGTACTTGACTTGTTCTTTGAGGAGGTCAAAGCTGGCGTTGAATACTACATCTTGCCAGGTTTCCATAGGAGTGGTGGAGGCCTCAATCTAAAGAGCTCCACAAATGAGAGCTGCCCAGTTGATGTAGTCCAAGAGGAGCAAGATGAATCATATGGATTAACGTTAAAGTTTTCACCTGCAGTCAGCAGCTCTAATGGTGTTGTCATCACATCAACTGATCTCAACATCAAGTTGTCTCATGTTGAGAACTGTGAACAATCCACAGTTTGGCAGATTCAAAACTATGCTGATGATATAGGGCCTTGGCTCATTAAAACTGGTGCAGCTGAAGGGAACCCTGGTCCCAATACTGTTGGAAACTGGTTCAAGATTGATAAGTTTGGAGGTGACTATAAGCTTGTTTACTGCCCAACTGTGTGTGATAGCTGCAAAGTTACATGTGGAGATGTTGGGCTTTATGTTAAGAATGGGATGCGACATCTGGCTCTGACCACCAAACCATATAAAGTTATTTTTCAGAAGGCTTGA